Below is a window of Rhodamnia argentea isolate NSW1041297 chromosome 11, ASM2092103v1, whole genome shotgun sequence DNA.
attttttgagCAAGTGTCAACTTGTTTTATCTTGTGGGCTTCATCATATGTTCTCTTATTGGATATAGGGTTGTGCTACAATTGTCAATCCATCCTctggttagttttttttttttggtcaaaatcctCTGCTTAATTAATGATGAGGTGCTCTTGGGCTTGTAACTCGGACCCACTGAACTGATCATGATTATTGCTTTTCAGAAATGAACAGTGCTTCCTCTTCTCCGGATTCATAggattatttttctttgaatgtAGTGAGTGTAGAGACTGAATCGGTTGTCTCAGCCTAGGGACATTAGCAGCTGTTTCTGGCCCTTGTTCCCCTCCCAAGGGTAGGTTATTATGGGATACTCATCCGTGTGCCACGGGAAACACTACTTCCTATCCTACTTGCATGTGTTAAGCATGCCGCCAGTGTACATCCTGAGCTAGGATTGAACTCTCCATGAGATTTAATGCTAAAATTGTGCCACTATTGTCAGTGTTTCTGCATTCCTTCTCAGGTTGACATTATTTAGTATATATTCTCTTCTTAATATACATTTAAAGTGAAGCATCTGCTTCTGCGGTGAAGATTTTGCTTAATTGTTTCAGTAATTTTTGGGCCCCTCTTTTCTAATCTTGATGCTTGCATTATTCGGTTTTCTGACAATGGCATCTTGCAATTGCAGAGCATGATAGGTCGAAGAGTGTTAGAATGGCAGCTCAGGAGGATTGGTGTATTCGGTGCTGAAGAGACAATTGAGGCACATccaaattttgatgaaaactttaaGATATGTGAGTGGCTGCACCTCATGTTGGGCTTATTTGCAGCATGACCATgttctgtccttttcttttactatgCTAGTTCTACTAACGTGGTTTGTATATCAATTGACTGTCTGTACATATCGTCTAATAATCTTACATGCTCTCCTGTTATTATAATTACTAGTGTGGGCTAATCATGGGGATGAAATAAGCATTCAATATTCTGGTACTCCAGCTCTGAAGGGTGACTTTGTCAGGTACTTTTGATtcaattaaatatattttaatttatttttcttgcataGCTTTGGTTTATTAGTTTGATACTCAATTCAACTTTTCTGTGCTCATTTAAATCCTAATGCCTCGAAGATATGGGCGGCGGACGATTCATGGGATCCTTAATGATGGAAGGAATGCCCTGGTTCGCTACTATTTGAATAATTTCGTCGACGGAATGAAGCAGGTTTGATGCTCTGTCGATTGCACTATATCTGTGCATGTGCACCTGCAAATGTGTCCACCAGTTTATCCGGACTGCTTCTTTGACGACCTTGAAACTCTTCACTGATTATATTTTCTCCGAAGGAAGTAATGCATGAATGCttgcaatttgattttcttcctaACTTCGGGAATTTGTTCATTCAATGTTGACTGAAATCTTAATTTTCAGAGACAGCAAATTAGTGAAGTACTTCTGATTATCCTCTTGTGAAGAGAGAGATTCATTATTGTTATCAATTGCTCAATTTCCATGCTAACGGCACTTCTtctgtaaaatgtttaggatgcAATTGATCTGCTTCAAGGGCATTATATTGTCTCGGTCAGTCGCGATTTAACCACCCCTTCCATTCCATCACAGAAGACGGGCCTTGAGGCTGTAGCTGTAAGTACACCTATTGCCTTTTGTAGGATTACAATGTTGGCACATGTCCTTTAAGTGATTTTGCCATCGTTCTTTTTCAATAGCTATACCTTTCGTGTATAAAAATCAGTGCTGCTCATGTTCACAAACTGGAAGTATTAATATGATTTCTGGCTCATGTAGATCAGCattatgcttttttttccttacccaCGCATTGCTATGTGGATGTTCCTCTGTGAGACAATTAGGATTAACTTCTGTTGCACGAGTCACATGGTCAGGTTCTAAGGTTGCCAAAGATGATCATCACCCAAAGCCCTTAATGAGCTATGCACCAATATTCAGCCCAAACTAAGGAATATAGTTAACGGAGGTGGATAGATGATATcggaatttcttttctttcgctACTTGATAAAGGGGATTGAAATTGTTGTTTAAATGCATCTTGTGGATATTTGGTACCTCCTTTCATGGTACATGGAATATGGCATGTTGTTGTGAAGGTGAAACAATCTTATTTTTAAACCTTTGTGCCAAAAGTTGTTAAGAGTTGGTTGACCATATTGTCCTTAAAGCTCCTCAACTGTTCCAATAGTAATGAAGATATGCTGATGGACCATGAAATACCATTAATCTATGTGCATCAGCACATTCCATGCTTTCATCATCCTATCACGACTATTCTGTCCGCTCTAAAAGCCTTAGTAGCCTGGTGGTCCTTTCCAGATGATCATTTTCTTCTGATGCCAGTTTAAAAATATCATCTGTCTAAATTTTTCCAGTTGTTCGAGACCGGATTCAACTGCCTCCCTTTCGTTCATGAGAGAGGCTATTGCTAAATATTCAAATTGCATGGTTACGTTGCGTCTATTATGGATGTCGCATGCTGTACTTCTGATGGCTGACTGATGCTTCTTTTCTCCATTTCAGTCATTTCCTCTGGCTTTGTCATTGGTCTTGGTTGGATTCTTTTTCGCAGTCATGTCTTTAAGACGAGGTGAGTTGCTCTTATTTGCATTGGCTCCATTGTCTTAAAATAAGCGCTTCATGATGTCTTCCTCAAATTCTTTTGGATAGACTGGTCCAACAGATGCGGCAATGCAGCCTTAGTTTTTACCTGACCGAGAACTCTATAACCTTGTTGTTCTATAGTTGTCGGAGTGGGAGAATTGCTATTGGCTCCTCATGCAACAACTATCGCGAGTCGCCTCAttcctttcaattttctctctttctacAACAATAAGCTTGTGATTGTAAATCCCGTTCTTTCCTTTTGCAGCTCCTCTTGGATACCGGCAcctgttcttttctttggtttgggCGGGAATGTCTCTTGCGATAGTGGCATTTGTTAAGGCTAATGGCCGGATTTTCTGCAATCGGCCTCGTCTGCACAAGCCTCATTGATTCTGTGGATGCGAAAGCCTTGTGCCACTAAACTGCTGCTTTTCACTGTCATTTCTCATTTCACTGCATATTGTATTTACTCTTTAACTTCAATGTTGCCTAAAATCCAATTGCCATTAGATTTGCGGTTAACAGCACTACGTCTGGAATTCATggaaattttgtgtaattagaTTTCTCTTGCTCTTATCACAATATGTTCATTCCAGGTCAATATAAAAGGTTTGGAGGAGATCGATTTACTCAATACAGCTACAGATCTCATTTACTGCCTAGATCATATCATGACCTTATGAGAGGCTTCAGACAAATTTTGCTAATGCACAACATGCTTACTTTTTCCTAATACTCTGCTTCAATCCTAATTTATGCTTATAATCCAGATTGTCTTGACCGTCTTCGTATATAATAAGCCAcccctctttttattttcttgaaggcCAGACGGCTGAACTAcagattaaattttttctgttgTCTCAACTGTTGCCTatctacaaaaaaatttatcttcttAATTTGTAAATTGGTTTCGTTTGCTTGATGTCTTGTCCTAGATGATGTGTCCAAACTACCGTATGATGGTTTACGCGTGATGGTTAAGAAAGGAAATTGACACAGGCAATCCCACGCTCAAAGAAAGTATAACAGCATCCATTGGATCCAGGGTCACATCCATAACAAATTAAGGCACTTGTTATTACTTTTCGGCTTTGATGTCGTTACTATTACTACCTCGTGCCGTTGTACCTTGATAATGCTCATCGAGAAAGAAAccataatttttaagaaataactATCATATGGTACCGAATAAGACGGATACCAGAAGGGGGATCATAGGATATGTTCCGGAAGTGAAATGCTAAATCGGAGTTATGGAAGCATTTGGAAGACGAGAGCTTCGCTTCTTAAACGCACTGGCTATGGAAAGGAAAGGCTCAACAAAGGAGAAATTCCTTGAAGCAAGAACAGGGGATTTCTTCTTCAATCAAGCCACATAAATGCCCAATGGACACATACCGAACAAGGAGTAAATGCAGAAGCCCCAAGGAAAGTATCAACCTGTAATtgcattatccagtttcagacCCAACGAAACAAATGAGAATCTGAGCATcattatttttggaatttagcCATTCTATTTCTGCGACCGAGACAtccatattttccaaaaaaaaaaaaaaattgatttttctttcaatgtATGCCATTCATGTAAGTGACACCTCTTGCCTAGTATTAATAAAACATGATGTTACACGGATGTGCCTGCGAATAGCTGGGGGCTGTCCCAGCTTGCTCCATCAGTGGATCATTCGATCGATGCTTGATCATCGACGTGGTGAGTGAGGAGCTGATCAAGTATCAAGCAAGTCAACTGGTTTGAGAACAGAAACAAGAGCAACTGGACTgctccctcccctccctccaCGAGTTGCAGTCCTATATTAGTAAAACGCAAAAATTGCAGCTGAACCATCGAAGTTCATCAGTGACCTGAACCTGTGTATCAGGGCCTCAGAGAAAAGATCCAAAGCAAAGCAAATTGTCACTACTTTCATGCAGTGCAAGAAATTTGATCTCATGACtgtttcctcttcttctgcaGATACGAGTAATTTCGCTGGTAGTGCAAAACCACCCCCACCAAATGCCACAGCCCGATCTCCGGCCAGAGCACAGCCGGAGAGTACAGGGGACTGTAGCCAGTCTGCCACAGCAGGAAGTTGCTCAGACGAGTCTCCCCAGAACTCCGGATCACGATGTCCGGATCAGGAGCCACTGCCATGTACATGTGCTTCTCGATATCTACCAGATTTATGAGAGGTTTAATTTCTCGTACCATCTCACCATCGTCACTACTTTCAACAGTGCCTTTGGAAAATTGGCTTTGCATGGATTCCTGAACTTCATTCCACTTTTCTCCACGAAATCCCGGAACAGCATGCTTGATGACTCCATTCTTCTTTTCGCTTGCCTCCAATTTGCTGAACCCGTTACAGCGTACGTCATTTTTCCCTAGTATTACAGTTCCATGCACTTCATGTTTATGGCAGTCTTGAATTTCAGAGGGATAAACACCATCCATCTTCTCACAACTGCCATTTTGATCGGTGCTATTGCGACCTGCCTTCATAGTATTTTCTGCTTGAATGTTGTTCATCTTCTCTTCGCAGGATTCTTTAACAGCATGAACAATTTCATCGTATGAAGTATACGCCACACATATCAAAAGCACAGTCCGGCTATTGTGGGCTGTGGCCTTCATTGCCTTCTCTGCTGCGGTCCTGACCTCCTCACTTAGAAGTTTCAGGTTTCCTATGAAGTACAACCTCATCCCATGCTGATTTACAATGCTTCCATCTTGAAGCAATTCATCAATTTTCTCTATCATCAGATCCATCAGATATTGGACTTCCTCAGGTTTTCTCTTAAAGTTTTCAATGCTAAAGGCATACACCGTAATGTATTTGACCCCAAGTTCGTAGCAGTAATTAAGCATAGATTTGAGGGATTTATAACCAGCCCTATGGCCCTCACCTTCAACCATGTTTTGTTTCTTAGCAAATCGCCGGTTTCCATCCATAATGAAAGCAATGTGAGTGGGAATAGCACCACACGATAAAACACGAAAAAGGTACTTCCTGAAAATATTGCTGAGACTGTCACTCCAACTGCTTTCATTCCCCATTGTTTTCTCAAGGATCAAATTTAGATTGCCAATGCCATACAACCTGTTTGAAAATAATATTCCATCTTATGAAATGCATTCTTAAAGCATCTCTATCTACCAAATAGGAGCAACTAAGACTGTACATGCCAAAAATGGTGACTTATAAACACAGCTTATTTAAACTGACAATTCAAATCTAAAGTGCCACCTATATTTGACcttcaaaatgatttccatgACACTGCATGTCCCAGAATAGCAAAAAATCCAGCAAAGCCTATCATAAGTTTAAGCACAAATGGGCACTCTAAATGGGAAAAAGcattttcaatccaaaaccTAAGGAGGTGGAGTTAAAGAAAAGCTGCACTCACAACCATAAGCTTGTAATGAGGATGAGTGTCATAAATGCCGTGTCACCGACAAATCAAGAGTAAATAACATGAGGGAAGAAAAACCAATAAGTGAGAAATTGACTGACTAAAAATCAGCAAAGCAACCTGCAGAACCAGTTGGCAACAGTTCTGTAGTCgattattttcctcatttttttacCTATGTATAAACATTCCAGGATTGGAgtacggtttgtcttaggatggaatggaggaaagctattagtaTTTTGAAGGGGCAAAATTCCTATGTTCTagactgtcctttttagtcctttttccctatatatatctttatctatttttatttttatataattatttttattccctcaatcagtcttgcttttattttatttatttttgaattcatCGACCACTGACcccaattagtttgggataaaggggatgttgatgttgatgttgatgttgatgttgatgtataAACATTCCAAGAATAGTGCATCATCAACCATATAATCCAGCTGCCACAACTATTTTGcatgctcgaaattgaaaatgagaatatttcaCCAGAACCTGGAGCGACTGCGCAAAAATGTATTTCCCCTTTTGACGACCGTGATTACAGATAAAAACAAGCAGATAAGAAAAAAGTGCCTGCTCGTTTAAGTGTGGAAAGAATCTTACAGgtgccaaagggaaaaaaatgagttcctcagtcttttcccttcttctctttccAAACCCAGGCCTCTGCTGCTTAATTCTGTCCAAACCAGAATAAAACATTAGCCAACTATAAAGCTTTAAATTCTGGAAATCCCAGAGCCtggtgaaaataaaatttctatgtTTCAATCCTAGAGTCTATCCAGAAAACACTCACAATCGAGCAGTAAATACATATACGATAAAGAAACAGGAAGATTAAACAAGGGAAATCACCAATGCCTCATACATTGGTGTATCTGATTAaacaaggaaaaacaaaacGCATAGCCTAACTCGGAACAAAAAATATGTGTTGATCTCTTCCCAATTCACTTTTTTTATCAGGAAGTGCGGAAGTTATTAATTTTCTTCAAACTGGAGAAAACTTTCTGCATCTGAGCAACACCCCTTTCAATAGGCAATTTCATCAGATAGAGTGCATGACTTTATTTCCATAACATATTCCCGTCAAGCACAAAAGATTATCCAAACCACTTAAAGCTGTTGGACTTGCCCATataccatcatcttctcttgACTTTTAATTTCTGAAAGGAAGGCAAGTAATAATCTGCTGCAACAGTGTCCATCTAAATACGGACTTCAAGGAACTACAAGGCTGATTTTTGCCACACAATTACTCAACAAACAGCATCGAAGAGGATCATCTGCGTGTTGAAAAGAAAGCAAGACTCAGCAATTTGCTAGAGTTTCCAGTAATTACATTCCATAAAGACAAACATCCGAGCCTGAATCTCCTGGCAAACACATACATAAATCTTGACGACTGGATTCACAAACACCCCAACAGATCCAAAGGAAAGTTTCATAAATGCCAATACAGTAGAACTATCCAAAACTTAAAATCACTTCCCAGAGACGGAGCCAgcataattcttttcttttttcccccaaagACACTAATTTTTTTAGGACTATAGTAATAAGAAGATCAATTGAAAAGTCAGAAGCCATCAATAACTAGGCTTTACCTATTCCCAAAAGCTCCTGCTTCCAACTCGGCAAATATTAGCAATGACATGCGATTGCTGGAAACAGACAATCTAGACGAACTGACCACAACCCACGATCGAGAACATAGCCAGCAACAGGCAAAGCATTGAACTTGGAGCAAGAGGACGATAACATAGTAAAAGCGAATACTTCAAGCAATCAAGAAAGAGCAAAAGTGCCCGACAAAAAGAGGATCTAGAAAAGAGAGCAAAGCAACTAAGTAGGacggaaagaaaaagagacaaaTCACCGTTCAGAGGGGAGAAGGGTACCCGTGGGCTTTCGTGGTTGAAAGAATCTTCAAACGTGGAGGCTTCCCCGATTAAAAATTTTCAGACAAACCTCTCCACACCATCATCTGGGTCACGGAACACGTTCAATTTtggagctttctctctctctctctctcgcggtCGGGCTGGAAAAAGATCTAGACTCTAGAGCATACCCAGTTGCATTCAGATTCCCCTTACCACTCCTGGAACGCCTCTGCTGACACTTTGTTTGACCGTCCCACCTTCACTccaggagagagagggagattttAAAGTTCGTCTTCGCGTCGAAGATTCGTTTTTTCAAACTGGAAAACGTCCGAaactgccttttctttttaatgcgCACGGCTGATTCCACCTGCCGGCGATGGCCCCCTTCACCAGTAGCGACGGATTGAAGAGGGATCGGTGGAGGGAGGAAGGGAGGGTGGGAGACAGAGAGATCAGTTGAGGGATTAGGGAAAGTCAGAGGCGAATAATAAcacaaagagaaaaacaaaagaagaaacgtgGAAAGTTTTCCCCGTTGAATGGTCTTTTATATCGTTTTTCGAACCAACGCGTGCCAACAGACACAGACCGTCGAAAGTTTTGAGGTGCTTCCCGAACATAACAACGACAAGAGTAATGCTGGGAATTTACGTTAGAGATCagctctaaaaaaaattggcccaTCACGCCTCGCCGTTTCCGGCGACCGAAGAGAGGAGACAATCGGGGACATTTGATCCGTCGGAAGAACCTGGCCGACCCATCAAAATGTGAAGGACGGTCCGCTGTTGGACTTCTAGTATGGCTCGATGCCGTGCAGCTGAGTGTCCTAATATCTCATATAACGGCCGTATCGTGCGGACATTTGATCCGTCGGAGTAATGGCGACATATCGAGTTAATTGCAATCGACCGAATCACCAAGTAGGTTAATTACGTGAATCGGTCGTGGCATATCAAGTATTGCTCGGAAGAGGGAAGACGCATCCATGCATAATCTCATTCGACGATTTCAATGAAACGACGTGGATTAATAAAATAGCGAttctttttctagtttctaGAAGCCGCGGTCCAACCCAGGCTAAGTAAGTCTTCTCTAGCACGAGCGCATCGGACGGATTCAAAGGGAGGCCAAGAGGAGCAATGGTccccaagtttgacttttttgtTGATCTCAGCCGCCAAAGAAaagtctttttttgtttctactATACTTGGAAAAAGGAACTCACCCTTCATATTTGTGCACCTTATCTTATTctcacacataaaaaaaaaaaaaaggagcgaTATGATTTCATGATTATCTGATAGTGttgtcggttattttttactacaaattcacacaccatcaccgcgtattttgcataaaatactcattaattgaaaaatcgtggggtCGAAAATAATGACAATACCGTCATCTTGTCCGGATAGTAGCtcccaataaaaaatttcgCCTTGTACCCAAAAGGGCATGAACTTTTTGTCTTGGGTTGATTTTGGCCCAAACTTCTCTCATGAGGTAATTTGGGCACAAACTTTAAATGTCtttaaggaaaaacaaaatgatttaCTTGCCTATAGGATAGTTTTGACCTCAGTGACCTTCGTTGCCCATAAGTGTCATTCAGTTATCGATCTATCGATGAAGGGGAGTAGAGAAGGTGGATAAGGCAATGTCATCTTTGATTGTACTCTGCATTtgcgaaaattaggaaaatgatcctaaaccttttatacgGACGATAATTCAGTTTTGAATCTTTTAATTTAGCTAATCTAGTactaaaatttttgacaatCTACAAATATAGTCCCTTTGgttaattttgataggaaatcgcTATCGTGGacgatttttgcaatttcttaattttttttggtcttttttttttatcttttattttccttcattgAGTTTCGGTTGGCAAGCCCCTTCGGCCACAGTGGAATGAATTTCACGTgctatttgcaaatttttaacatttttctaattaattttcttttctctatttttgttttttgaaaaaagaaaattgtaaaaatcgtcCATGTTAAagccggtcgtgccacgtaaaacGACTAACATTtatgtcagcaatttctggctaaaattgattagaaagaCTGTATTAGCAAATCAtcgaaatgtttaagactagattgacaaaattgaaaggtttagcacCAAAACGACATCCGTACagtatatttaggacttttgtgGTCATTTTCCCATATGCATTGTGTCCATCAAATGCAGTAGCAAGTGGGGTTGAATCATCTAAGGTTCCgattatttcacgaaaaataaatgatttgaaaaatattattaaaaaaataaagctcTTGTATCACTCGAGATAACTAGTTACtggtaaatattttcattgttgatAGTAATttgtatctaaatattttcgtggacaagcaaaatatttttcatttgttcatgtTTATAAAGGATACAAGAAgttatttttatgaattatttttcaaatcattcatttttcatgaaataaacataccATAAGTGACATTGCATTACACTTCGAAATTTTAATATACAAGCCATCcactaaaatttatttttcaatagtTCAAGATACTTTGGCTATTCAAGCGAATGCATCGTTTGTTGTTTAACGACAATTGTACATGACTAAGGTAATAGATATCAGAACCAACATATGTCAGAAATTCAAAACCAACATATGAGCATAacaaggctccgtttgtttagcaGAATATGAatgacttaaaaaatattttttctaaaaatgattgcttgtaatgcTTAATATAATGAGTTAATGAAAAGCATTACAGCAATTTATGTCTAGATATTTCTtgtcaaaaatgattttttttttgttaatttattctTATAAGCAATACAAGTCATCGTTTTATGATAATAATCTCTAAATTATTTATCTCtcgtgaaataaatagagcctaagtTTGTGATCTTGTAGAGACTCGTTTGAAAGTTTGTTGAAGTGTTTTGATGAGGCGTTTGAAAGTTGGGCCGAAATTGACCTGACTTAAAAGTTTGAGTGATATTTTTGTAAGTTTGGCATGTATTAAATACATAATTTTCAGtacttttaatatttaatgTACAAAATTCTAATACGtgattccttaattttttttttaaaaaattcgtaTTCCTTTTAGTCATAATTATCATTGATTACCAGAAAAATAACGAGAGTGTACTTTTACATGTGATCTATTGGAGTAGAGAAATGCAAGTTGGATGTTCTATTTTAAGGTCAATTATTCTTCACATGCCAAAAATGCATCAAGGTACAATAATTATAATAAGATCTTATTTTATTGTTGTCTTCTTCTCCTAAGCTGGAGCACCGAATAAGTCTAGGTTAGGTTCTTGTTCTTGTCTGTGCTTTTCCTGTCTGCAGGACAACCCTTTGTGGGGGAGGTGGTACCTCCTCTAATAATCACATTTCTAATCTCTAATTAATTTctaattgaaataaaaaggaCTTGATTATCTCTCGGTGTCATTTCATCAATTACAAGACTGTCCCATCCTCTATGCCGTCAATTTATTTGGAGCGGAAATAATTTAGGATGCGTTTGTTCcgtgaaaaattaatgatttgaaaattatttacgtgaaaaacgatcgcttgtatTGCTCATAAAAATGATTGACCGAGGTGTATTTTATCGTTTATCAAAGCGTTTAGACATAAGCTGTTGCTGATAATGATAATCAGTCGATCGctttgtggaaaatatttttcaaatcattcatttttcgcgaaaacaaacggagccatcGTCTACAAATTCTTCCTGTGAATGAGTGTGCTTTTAGCCTTCACCCACACAGAATATGTGCTAATTCGTTTAGCTTGTCTAAGGAACCAATGTAAGTTCCCTCGATATCAGGGAGATGCCTCATATCTCCCTTACTAGAACCTGCGCAGCATACGCCCGACCAGTTGATACGGAAGAATCGGCCCCACTAGCAGCACTCAACGACGCATCATAGATGCCGCGATTCTCCAAAGATAGCATCTTGAAAATCTCCCGCGAAGTGGAGCTTTTGACGTTAATTTCAACGAATCAGAATGGACGCAGAATAGTCTATCAGAACAGGCTAGCTAGTAGAGAAGTAGTACTACTAACCATGGATTCTCCGGTTGCGGTCCTCCGAGCTAGTAGCAAGTGAAGAGTTCGCTTTCAGATCATCCCAGAAAGCCTGTGCCAAGAACAAACAGATTCTGGGACTCGCAAAGGCCTTTCTGTTTCTTCTGTTTTCCTAGAACTGCTTCCATCCAAGGTGTCCATGGAACTCGTCAAAACTTCAACAAGGTTGCTGGTTCCCTACTTGAATAACCAGGCCTCTGTCCAATGTAACATCGCTTGCCTGTGATGCCCGATCCTAAACCGAGAGACTCTGGATGCCATGCGCTACAAGAAGTGTTGAGCTCTCGTCGTTTACCCTTCAAGACATAGAGCCACAACTTGGTAGTTCTGTCGAGCATATAGGCCAAACCCAATTTGATTGACAATATGAAACTCTGGCCTTGGCATAGATGGGAAGCCAAGTCTACCTGCAAGCACACCTCACTCCGCAAGGCTCATCCCAGGACTTCAAGGACAAGTAGCAGAACTCAGAGTACCTCGGTTGCCACCAGAATCTGGAAGCCAAGGAACCGATTTAGTTACATCTGGATG
It encodes the following:
- the LOC115736333 gene encoding dehydrodolichyl diphosphate synthase 6 isoform X1; its protein translation is MSLLIFAELEAGAFGNRLYGIGNLNLILEKTMGNESSWSDSLSNIFRKYLFRVLSCGAIPTHIAFIMDGNRRFAKKQNMVEGEGHRAGYKSLKSMLNYCYELGVKYITVYAFSIENFKRKPEEVQYLMDLMIEKIDELLQDGSIVNQHGMRLYFIGNLKLLSEEVRTAAEKAMKATAHNSRTVLLICVAYTSYDEIVHAVKESCEEKMNNIQAENTMKAGRNSTDQNGSCEKMDGVYPSEIQDCHKHEVHGTVILGKNDVRCNGFSKLEASEKKNGVIKHAVPGFRGEKWNEVQESMQSQFSKGTVESSDDGEMVREIKPLINLVDIEKHMYMAVAPDPDIVIRSSGETRLSNFLLWQTGYSPLYSPAVLWPEIGLWHLVGVVLHYQRNYSYLQKKRKQS
- the LOC115736333 gene encoding dehydrodolichyl diphosphate synthase 6 isoform X2, whose translation is MGNESSWSDSLSNIFRKYLFRVLSCGAIPTHIAFIMDGNRRFAKKQNMVEGEGHRAGYKSLKSMLNYCYELGVKYITVYAFSIENFKRKPEEVQYLMDLMIEKIDELLQDGSIVNQHGMRLYFIGNLKLLSEEVRTAAEKAMKATAHNSRTVLLICVAYTSYDEIVHAVKESCEEKMNNIQAENTMKAGRNSTDQNGSCEKMDGVYPSEIQDCHKHEVHGTVILGKNDVRCNGFSKLEASEKKNGVIKHAVPGFRGEKWNEVQESMQSQFSKGTVESSDDGEMVREIKPLINLVDIEKHMYMAVAPDPDIVIRSSGETRLSNFLLWQTGYSPLYSPAVLWPEIGLWHLVGVVLHYQRNYSYLQKKRKQS